Proteins encoded within one genomic window of Hahella chejuensis KCTC 2396:
- a CDS encoding phospholipase A codes for MRWGVCLLLLGAATVFAEENEAPILACYELDDIQQRLQCYDRVAKSLGEEDEPQTSAIEAHHEDPLGDIRQPSDIDKRLEFETSLSDNRFLIIPHKPNYLLLYSYVDDPNEMPHSPTREPIMELESQKHSETKFQISFKVQLARNFIPEPMSLWFAYTQVSFWQLYNQSLSAPFRETNYEPELIFLFRNNLSLFGYTSEHYVLGLSHQSNGRTEPASRSWNRIYTAFLFNQGSMTFSVKPWWRLPESGDDDDNPDIHNYMGYAEFGATYKHDENVASLRLFNNFRRNDNHTTVQLSYSFPLQGRLKGYIEYYDGYGESLIDYNHRTQRIGFGVLLTDWY; via the coding sequence ATGCGTTGGGGAGTGTGTCTTTTGCTACTCGGGGCGGCGACGGTTTTCGCCGAAGAAAATGAGGCGCCTATATTGGCGTGCTATGAATTAGACGATATACAGCAACGTCTGCAATGCTATGACAGGGTCGCAAAATCCTTGGGCGAAGAGGACGAGCCCCAAACGAGCGCGATAGAAGCGCATCATGAGGACCCCCTCGGTGATATCAGGCAGCCAAGCGACATCGACAAGCGCTTGGAGTTTGAAACCTCTCTCTCAGACAACCGCTTTCTGATTATTCCTCATAAGCCCAACTACTTGCTGTTGTACTCCTATGTGGACGACCCCAACGAAATGCCTCATAGCCCGACCAGAGAACCCATAATGGAGCTGGAGAGCCAGAAGCATTCGGAGACTAAGTTTCAGATCAGTTTCAAAGTGCAACTGGCGCGTAACTTTATTCCCGAGCCGATGAGCCTATGGTTCGCCTACACCCAGGTTTCGTTCTGGCAGCTGTATAACCAGTCGTTGTCGGCCCCTTTCCGGGAAACCAATTACGAGCCCGAACTGATCTTTTTGTTCCGTAATAACCTGAGCCTGTTCGGCTACACCTCCGAGCATTACGTGTTGGGATTGAGTCATCAGTCTAATGGGCGCACCGAGCCGGCGTCACGAAGCTGGAACCGCATCTACACTGCATTTCTGTTCAACCAGGGCAGCATGACTTTCAGCGTCAAACCCTGGTGGCGTCTGCCGGAAAGCGGTGATGACGACGACAACCCCGACATTCACAACTATATGGGGTACGCAGAGTTTGGAGCGACCTACAAGCATGATGAGAACGTGGCCAGCCTGCGCCTGTTCAACAACTTCCGCCGTAATGACAACCACACAACGGTGCAGCTGTCTTATAGCTTCCCGCTACAAGGACGCTTGAAGGGGTATATCGAGTATTACGATGGGTATGGCGAGAGTTTGATTGACTACAACCATCGCACGCAAAGGATTGGCTTTGGGGTGTTGCTCACAGACTGGTACTAA